A segment of the Hyphomicrobiales bacterium genome:
CGCAAAGCTCCTCGCCCATGAATGTGCGGGAGGAACCGATCACCTTGTGGACGATGGAGATGTTGCCGGCGAGAAGGTTCGAAAGTTGGGCCAGAAACAGCGTCGGCCTGAGATCGTTCATCAGCCGCTCGTTGATGAAGGCGCCGGGATCCTTCGCCCCTGCAAGCCCCTCCAGGATCGCCGCGTCGACCTCCGGGTCGCGCTCGCCGCCGCCGGCGGCGACGATCAGCCCGGCCTCGCTCAGAACCGCCTCGTTGCCGGCAAGTCCGGCATCGTCGAGCGCCAGGCCCGCGGCATAGGTGCCGTAGCGCTGCCAGTCCTCCATCTGCCGGATATCGCCGCGCTTCGGGATCTGGGGCGACAGGTCGATCTCGACCAGCGGATGCACCGGGTAAGGCGCGAAGCGCTCGGCATCGGTGAGCGGCCGCGGCCGTTCGGCCGCGCTTAGCAGGCGGTGATGCGCCTCGATGCCGTCGGCAAGCGCGGTGACGAGGCCGATCCCGGTGATCACCGCGTCGCGCGGATGGCCCGCCGGCATCTCAGCTTGCCTCTTCCAACAGGCCGATCCGCACCGCGTTCTGGCGCACCATGGCCTTCAGCTCCGGCGCCGGGAAGTCGAGGAAACGGAAGGTCAGCCTGGCGTCGCAGATGCTCTTCCCCTCGGCCGCGATCTCCGCCGAGGTGATCGAAAAGCCGGAGCCGTCGTGAATCTGCTCCGCAGTGATGTCGAGCTCCGTTTTCGGCTCGACGAAGGTGCGCAGCTTTGCCTCCCTGACGCCGGCCAGGAACGGCATGCGGGCGAACCGGTTGAGGCCGAGCAGAAGATAGCCGGAGGCCTGCGCCATGGTCTCGATCAACAGCACGCCCGGCATGATCGGGTAGCCGGGGAAATGGCCCTCGAAGATCGGGCTTTGGGTCGGAACCGTCGCGCGCGCCTTGAGACACCGCCGCTCGGGGTCGAACGACGTCACCGCGTCGATCATCTGAAAATATTCAAGCTGCATCGTGCACCGGCTGACGGTCAGCTCTTCCCGGCGACCAGGGTATCGATGCGGGCGCACAGCTTTTCGAGCACGAAATAGTCTTCCGCCGGGGCCAGGCCCTTATTGACCTCCTCGGTCCACGCTTCGAGCGGGATCTTGATGCCGAAGCTCTTGTCGATGGCGAAAACGATGTCGAGAAAGTCGAGGCTGTCGATGCCCAGATCGTCGATGGTGTGACTCTCAGGTTTGATCTCCTCGAGCGGAATTTCGCTCGTCTCGGAAATGATCGCCGCGACCTTATCAAATGTTGACGACATCAAGCGACTGACCTCTTCCTAGGATCCATTAGAGAATGAACCGCGCCTGTCAATATCGGCGGGAGGGTGCGCCAAGCGACTGCGGGCGCGGCTATCTTTATCGCACTAATTCCGGGCGGTCCATATGCGTAACAGGCAACCCTTAGCGGCGGCCGAACGGCGTCACCGGCTGGTCAGGATCTGTCTGATCTCGCCAGCCAGCGCGTCGGCCGCCTTCCTGGCCGGCGTTGTGCCGGCGAGCGCCGGCTTGACCAGCCGCGCGACAAGATCGTCATGGGTGGCGACGGCCCGCCTTCGGGTGTCGCCATAGCCCTTGACGAGGCGGCCGAGATCGCAGACCTGGCGGGCGAAACCGGCGTCGGCCGCCCTCGCCTCGTCGATGAGGTCGAGCCACGCCTCGATCTCCGCCTGCTCCTGGCTGTGGCGCAGGGTAAAGCGCCGCCAGAAGCGCAGCCGCGCCAGGAGCCACAGGCGCATGAACCCGGAAAAGGTCGTCGTGCGCAGCGTCAGGGCCGGGCCG
Coding sequences within it:
- a CDS encoding 3-hydroxyacyl-ACP dehydratase FabZ family protein; protein product: MQLEYFQMIDAVTSFDPERRCLKARATVPTQSPIFEGHFPGYPIMPGVLLIETMAQASGYLLLGLNRFARMPFLAGVREAKLRTFVEPKTELDITAEQIHDGSGFSITSAEIAAEGKSICDARLTFRFLDFPAPELKAMVRQNAVRIGLLEEAS
- a CDS encoding acyl carrier protein — translated: MSSTFDKVAAIISETSEIPLEEIKPESHTIDDLGIDSLDFLDIVFAIDKSFGIKIPLEAWTEEVNKGLAPAEDYFVLEKLCARIDTLVAGKS